In Anaerolineales bacterium, the DNA window TCTTGAACATCTCGCTGGAGATCACGGTTAGTCGCCGCGATAATGCGGATGTCGACATGGATATGCTTATTCCCTCCCACGCGTTCAAATTCCCGTTCCTGGAGGACTCTGAGAAGCTTGGCCTGCAGATCAGGTTTGAAGTCCCCGATCTCGTCCAGGAACACGGTCCCGCCGTTCGCAATCTCCAGTTTTCCCTTTCTCATCTCGTGGGCCCCCGTGAAGGCCCCCTTTTCGTGGCCGAACAGTTCGCTCTCGAGTAGCTCGTCGCGAAGCGCGACGCAATTGACGACTACGAAAGGCGCCTGCACCCGGGGACTCCAACGATGAATCGAACGCGCGAAGACCTCCTTGCCAGTACCGCTCTCTCCGAGCAGCAAAACAGTCGAAGGGGTCGCGGCGACTTTTCGCGCAATCTCGACGGCTTTCAGAAATTGTGGACTCTTTCCTACGATCTCAACGGCGGACGCATTCATCTCCGATTTGAGGTAAGTGTTTTCTTGGCGCAATTGCTTGCACTCAAGCGCTTTCTTGATGACGAGGTCGAGATGCTCTGCCGAGAAAGGTTTTGTGATGAAATCGAAGGCGCCTTCCTTGATCGCCTCCACCGCTTTCTCGATGGTACCAAAAGCGGTTATGATGATGATCTCGAGATCGGGGTGATCCCTGAGCTTGCGCAATACCTGCATGCCGTCCATTCCGGGCATCTGCAAGTCGAGGAACATCAGGTCGGGCTCCTCCTGGGCAACCCTTTCCAGGGCCTCTGCGCCGTTTGCCGCACTCTTGACGCGATAATTGAGGGCCTCCAGACGGTCCTCTAGAATCAGCCTTATATCCGGGTCGTCATCGACCACCATGATTGTTGCTGTTGTTGGTTTCATGGATATGGACTCTACTCGCAATTCACGGAAT includes these proteins:
- a CDS encoding sigma-54 dependent transcriptional regulator; amino-acid sequence: MKPTTATIMVVDDDPDIRLILEDRLEALNYRVKSAANGAEALERVAQEEPDLMFLDLQMPGMDGMQVLRKLRDHPDLEIIIITAFGTIEKAVEAIKEGAFDFITKPFSAEHLDLVIKKALECKQLRQENTYLKSEMNASAVEIVGKSPQFLKAVEIARKVAATPSTVLLLGESGTGKEVFARSIHRWSPRVQAPFVVVNCVALRDELLESELFGHEKGAFTGAHEMRKGKLEIANGGTVFLDEIGDFKPDLQAKLLRVLQEREFERVGGNKHIHVDIRIIAATNRDLQRDVQEGRFREDLFFRLNVITISLPPLREKKEDIPALADLFLRRCCRILKKPVLKFSAAAMDHLMAYHWPGNVRELANLIERAVILATGTEIVPEDLPLLRVNNSSSDNSAVDSQEQTYHAAIRAYQKQVIRQALQSTAGNQAKAARLLGLQRTYLSRLIRKLNILGTDGSNGTA